The following proteins come from a genomic window of Anas platyrhynchos isolate ZD024472 breed Pekin duck chromosome 12, IASCAAS_PekinDuck_T2T, whole genome shotgun sequence:
- the LOC101794837 gene encoding C-C motif chemokine 4 homolog, with translation MLSTRPVLLLLLLLTFSQHCATAPYSPSECCFEFLKPALRYEVLKDFYETPKECFSPGIVFETKNGNKVCAKPNTPWVKKAMEKLLRKKRSHTS, from the exons ATGCTCAGCACAAGACcagtcctgctgctcctgctgctcctcacctTCTCCCAGCACTGCGCCACAG CTCCGTACTCACCTTCAGAATGCTGCTTTGAGTTCTTGAAGCCAGCTCTCCGGTATGAAGTGCTGAAGGATTTCTACGAGACTCCCAAAGAGTGTTTTTCCCCAGGAATTGT GTTTGAGACTAAGAACGGGAACAAGGTCTGtgcaaaaccaaacacaccTTGGGTGAAGAAAGCTATGGAGAAACTTCTCAGAAAGAAGAGGTCTCACACCTCCTGA
- the LOC101790759 gene encoding C-C motif chemokine 5, with protein MLSTRPVLLLLLLLTFSQHCATALYTPTECCFDYAQKPVRIANIKSFYTTPNDCALPAVVFVTAAGFKVCNNPQKPWVKKTLNKLRRKK; from the exons ATGCTCAGCACAAGACcagtcctgctgctcctgctgctcctcacctTCTCCCAGCACTGCGCCACAG CACTCTACACACCTACTGAATGCTGCTTCGATTATGCACAAAAACCTGTTCGGATTGCAAATATAAAGAGTTTCTACACGACGCCCAACGACTGCGCCTTACCTGCAGTAGT GTTTGTGACTGCTGCTGGTTTCAAGGTCTGTAATAACCCTCAGAAGCCCTGGGTGAAGAAAACGCTAAATaagcttagaagaaaaaaatga
- the RANBP10 gene encoding ran-binding protein 10 isoform X3 translates to MREWRAKIQSTIKRFPIGDRLGEWQAMLQNMVSSYLVHHGYCSTATAFARVTDTTIQEEQTSIKNRQRIQKLVLAGRVGEAIEATQQLYPGLLEHNPNLLFMLKCRQFVEMVNGTDSEVRCFSARSPRSQDSYPGSPSLSPRHGSNNSHVHSTGADSPTCSNGVMSTKSKQSHSKYPTLSSSSSSSSSSSPSSVNYSESNSTDSTKSQQHSSTSNQETSDSEMEMEAEHYPNGVLENSSTRIMNGTYKHEEILQTDESSMEDSCSQRQLCGGNHAATERMIQFGRELQMLSEQLCREYGKNTMHKKMLQDAFSLLAYSDPWNCPVGQQLDPIQREPVCAALNSAILESQNLPKQPPLMLALGQASECLRLMARVGLGSCSFARVDDYLH, encoded by the exons ATGAGGGAGTGGCGAGCGAAGATTCAGAGCACCATTAAGCGGTTTCCCATAGGAGACAGACTAGGCGAGTGGCAAGCCATGCTGCAGAA TATGGTTTCTTCGTATTTGGTTCATCATGGGTACTGTTCAACAGCAACTGCCTTCGCCAGAGTCACAGACACCACAATCCAGGAAGAACAGACCTCAATAAAGAATAGACAAA GAATACAGAAGCTAGTATTAGCAGGCAGAGTGGGAGAGGCTATAGAAGCCACCCAGCAGCTCTATCCTGGCCTCCTAGAACATAACCCCAACCTGCTCTTCATGTTAAA GTGTCGGCAGTTTGTGGAGATGGTGAATGGGACAGACAGTGAAGTACGTTGTTTCAGTGCACGCAGCCCCAGATCCCAGGACAGTTACCCAGGGTCCCCCAGCTTAAGTCCTAGACATGGATCAAACAACTCACATGTTCATAGTACTG GAGCAGATAGTCCAACCTGTAGCAATGGAGTCATGTCCACAAAGAGCAAACAGAGCCACAGTAAATACCCAACACTGAgttcatcatcttcatcttcttcctcctcctccccctcatcTGTGAACTACTCGGAGTCCAATTCTACAGATTCTACCAAATCTCAGCAGCACAGTAGTACAAGTAACCAAGAAACcag TGACAGCGAGATGGAAATGGAGGCCGAGCACTACCCCAATGGAGTCCTGGAAAATTCATCCACCAGGATAATGAACGGCACCTACAAACATGAAGAGATCCTGCAGACGGATGAATCCAGCATGG AAGACAGCTGCTCCCAGAGGCAGCTCTGCGGAGGGAACCATGCTGCTACGGAGCGAATGATCCAGTTCGGGCGGGAGCTGCAGATGCTGAGtgagcagctttgcagagaatATGGCAAGAACACAATGCACAAAAAGATGCTTCAG GACGCATTTAGCTTGTTAGCTTACTCAGACCCTTGGAACTGCCCTGTTGGTCAACAGCTGGACCCAATCCAGAGGGAACCTGTTTGTGCTGCTCTTAATAGTGCTATATTGG AATCTCAGAACCTGCCAAAGCAGCCCCCACTGATGCTTGCCCTGGGCCAGGCCTCGGAGTGTTTGCGGCTCATGGCTCGCGTGGGCTTGGGCTCCTGTTCCTTTGCCAGAGTAGACGACTATTTGCACTAG